One Triticum dicoccoides isolate Atlit2015 ecotype Zavitan chromosome 4B, WEW_v2.0, whole genome shotgun sequence genomic window carries:
- the LOC119294125 gene encoding uncharacterized acetyltransferase At3g50280-like: protein MGDVRIVSRCMVRPEPSIRRPPEHKPETIHLTPWDLRMLAVDYIQKGVLLPKPPAATTQGQGPSVPVVDRLASSLASALGRFYPLAGRLAVNEDGDGAGQTISLRCSDEGAEFLHAVAPGVTVADVTAPLCIPRVVWSFFPLNGVLGAEATTGSCPVLAAQVTELDDGVFVAMSLNHGVADGTTFWHLFNTWSELSRRRVDGGCQCEISSPLPGFERWFPDGCAVPIPVPSGKLDDMVGQRRRAYGQRPPVQECFVRFSGESVKNLVSKANAEMSGSGTPISSLQAVLAHLWRAVCRAWRLAPEQVTRYVLLVGCRGRVDGVPAAYSGSAVSHVAADSTAGEILEKGLGRAAWLLNRAVASFHAARERGKLAGWAREPSFALPPALARGAGAPALLMTGSSPRFDVYGNDFGWGAPVAVRSGGGSKLAGKATVYEGGCGAGSIALEVCLAPDALARLVADHEFMSATVP, encoded by the coding sequence ATGGGCGATGTCCGGATCGTGTCCCGGTGCATGGTCCGCCCGGAGCCAAGCATACGCCGGCCCCCGGAGCATAAGCCGGAGACCATCCACCTGACGCCGTGGGATCTCCGGATGTTGGCCGTGGATTACATCCAGAAGGGCGTGCTCCTGCCCAAGCCCCCCGCCGCAACCACCCAAGGACAGGGACCCAGCGTCCCCGTCGTGGACCGCCTCGCGTCGTCCCTGGCGAGCGCCCTGGGCCGCTTCTACCCtctcgccggccgcctcgccgtcaaCGAAGACGGGGACGGAGCCGGCCAAACCATCTCGCTCCGTTGCAGCGACGAGGGCGCCGAGTTCCTGCACGCCGTGGCGCCGGGTGTCACCGTCGCGGACGTGACCGCTCCGCTATGTATCCCGCGTGTGGTCTGGTCGTTCTTCCCGCTCAACGGGGTGCTCGGCGCGGAGGCCACCACGGGCTCCTGCCCGGTGCTGGCCGCTCAGGTCACCGAGCTCGACGACGGCGTCTTTGTTGCCATGTCGCTCAACCACGGGGTGGCCGACGGGACCACCTTCTGGCACCTGTTCAACACCTGGTCGGAGCTCAGCCGGCGTAGAGTCGACGGCGGCTGCCAGTGCGAGATCTCCTCGCCGTTGCCGGGGTTCGAGAGGTGGTTCCCGGACGGCTGCGCCGTCCCCATCCCTGTACCCTCGGGCAAGCTGGACGACATGGTGGGGCAGCGTCGACGTGCATATGGCCAGCGCCCACCGGTGCAGGAATGCTTCGTGCGTTTCTCCGGGGAGAGCGTGAAGAATCTCGTGTCGAAGGCGAACGCCGAGATGTCTGGCTCAGGCACCCCCATATCCTCGCTGCAGGCCGTGCTCGCGCACCTGTGGCGCGCGGTGTGCCGCGCCTGGAGGCTGGCGCCAGAACAGGTCACGCGGTACGTCCTCCTCGTCGGATGCCGGGGCCGCGTGGACGGCGTGCCGGCGGCCTACTCTGGCAGCGCAGTGTCGCACGTCGCGGCCGATTCCACCGCCGGCGAGATCCTCGAGAAAGGGCTGGGCCGCGCGGCGTGGCTGCTGAACAGGGCCGTGGCGTCGTTCCACGCGGCGCGCGAGAGGGGGAAGCTCGCGGGCTGGGCCCGGGAGCCCAGCTTCGCGTTGCCGCCGGCGCTCGCGCGGGGCGCCGGCGCTCCCGCGCTGCTGATGACGGGGAGCTCGCCGCGGTTCGACGTGTACGGCAACGACTTCGGGTGGGGCGCGCCGGTGGCGGTGCGGAGCGGCGGGGGGAGCAAGCTGGCCGGGAAGGCGACGGTTTACGAGGGCGGGTGCGGCGCGGGGAGCATTGCGCTGGAGGTGTGCCTCGCCCCGGACGCGCTCGCCAGGCTCGTCGCCGACCATGAATTCATGAGCGCCACCGTGCCGTGA